ACGTCGAGGCCCGCGAAGTACTCCTTGAAGGTCTTCTCGATCGCCGGGTCGTCGTCGTAGACGAAGTAGCCGGGGTTCGGGGAGCCGATCATGTCGAAGTTCAGGTAGGCGCTGATCCTCGAACGGTCCCCGGTGGCCAGCCGGTTGACGTAGTGGCGGGAGCCGACCAGGCCGACTTCCTCCGCGCCCCACCAGGCGAACCGCAGGTGCCTGGTGGGCTTGTACTGCGCCCGTGACACGGCGAGGGCGGTCTCCAGGACGGCGGCCGAGCCGGAGCCGTTGTCGTTGATGCCGGGCCCGGAGGAGACGCTGTCGAGGTGCGAGCCGGCCATCACGACCTGGTTGGCGTCGCCGCCGGGCCAGTCGGCGATCAGGTTGTAGCCGGTGCGGCCGGAGGCGGTGAACTGCTGGACCGTGGTGGTGTACCCGGCCGCGTCCAGCTTGGCCTTGATGTGGTCGAGCGAGGCCTTGTAGCCGGGGCGGCCGTGCGCGCGGTTGCCGCCGTTGGCGGTGGCGATGGACTGGAGCTGGGACAGGTGGGCCTTGACGCCCGCCAGGGGCAGGTCGGGCGCGGCGGCCGGTCTCGGGGGAGCGGACGCGGCGTCCGCCACGGCACCGCCGGTCAGGAGCACGGCGGTCGCCACGGCACCGGCCGCCACGGCACGCGCGGAAACGGAGAGCTTCATGTGGGGGCTCCGGAT
The genomic region above belongs to Streptomyces coeruleorubidus and contains:
- a CDS encoding M28 family metallopeptidase, with amino-acid sequence MKLSVSARAVAAGAVATAVLLTGGAVADAASAPPRPAAAPDLPLAGVKAHLSQLQSIATANGGNRAHGRPGYKASLDHIKAKLDAAGYTTTVQQFTASGRTGYNLIADWPGGDANQVVMAGSHLDSVSSGPGINDNGSGSAAVLETALAVSRAQYKPTRHLRFAWWGAEEVGLVGSRHYVNRLATGDRSRISAYLNFDMIGSPNPGYFVYDDDPAIEKTFKEYFAGLDVPTEIETEGDGRSDHAPFKSAGVPVGGLFSGASRTKTAAQAAKWGGTAGRAFDRCYHSSCDTTANIDDTALDRNSDAVAYAVWELSR